In one Rutidosis leptorrhynchoides isolate AG116_Rl617_1_P2 chromosome 8, CSIRO_AGI_Rlap_v1, whole genome shotgun sequence genomic region, the following are encoded:
- the LOC139861605 gene encoding uncharacterized protein — protein MSLHRNTSETTASVVVETVTHQQTEATYTPPPIGSINCRFSETHQMLLTNTSVNENVYVNFSETPTTTLETRQQQPLLNEPAKVIVEESTIATKAKRKRFQNEGTRNVDKKQKQETPTVKESIPKSNA, from the exons ATGTCTCTTCATAGAAACACCTCAGAAACAACGGCATCAGTAGTTGTTGAGACAGTAACTCATCAACAAACAGAGGCCACCTACACACCACCACCAATAGGTAGCATAAATTGTCGTTTTTCAGAAACACATCAAATGTTACTCACAAATACATCAGTTAATGAAAACGTTTATGTAAACTTTTCAGAAACACCAACAACAACCTTGGAAACTCGACAGCAGCAGCCACTACTTAATGAACCAGCAAAAGTCATTGTGGAGGAGTCAACAATCGCCACCAAAGCCAAAAGAAAACGGTTTCAAAACGAAG GAACAAGAAACGTTGACAAGAAGCAAAAGCAAGAGACCCCAACTGTCAAAGAAAGCATTCCTAAATCCAACGCTTAG